One genomic window of Paenisporosarcina antarctica includes the following:
- a CDS encoding DsrE/DsrF/DrsH-like family protein, with translation MTEKKRTTIVLFSGDYDKVMAAYIIANGAAAYDHEVTIFHTFWGLNALRKDEDIEVPKTFMEKMFGKMMPRGADKMGISKMNFAGFGPKMIKDVMKKHNALTVPQLIEMAQEQEIKLVACTMTMDLLGLNQVELLDDIEYAGVAAYLADAQEGNVNLFI, from the coding sequence ATGACTGAAAAGAAAAGAACAACGATTGTATTATTTAGTGGAGATTATGATAAAGTGATGGCGGCATATATTATTGCTAATGGTGCAGCAGCTTATGATCATGAGGTAACCATTTTCCACACGTTTTGGGGTTTAAATGCATTACGTAAAGATGAGGATATAGAGGTTCCAAAAACCTTTATGGAAAAAATGTTTGGAAAAATGATGCCAAGAGGCGCAGATAAAATGGGCATTTCAAAAATGAACTTCGCAGGCTTCGGACCGAAGATGATCAAAGATGTAATGAAAAAGCATAATGCGTTGACTGTACCTCAATTAATTGAAATGGCACAAGAACAAGAAATTAAGTTAGTGGCATGTACAATGACGATGGACTTATTAGGCCTAAATCAAGTTGAATTATTAGACGACATTGAATATGCTGGTGTAGCTGCATATTTAGCTGACGCTCAAGAAGGAAATGTTAACTTATTCATATAA
- a CDS encoding rhodanese-like domain-containing protein, with amino-acid sequence MKEITAEQVKLVVSQGKSINILDVREVDEAASGKISGAVNIPLGLIESRMNELDKSKEYIMVCRSGARSGRATKFLDTQGFNVMNMTGGMLSWEGNVV; translated from the coding sequence ATGAAAGAAATAACTGCAGAACAAGTTAAGTTAGTAGTAAGTCAAGGGAAGTCTATAAATATCCTCGATGTGCGCGAAGTGGATGAAGCAGCTTCTGGAAAAATTTCAGGAGCAGTTAACATCCCATTAGGGTTAATTGAATCACGTATGAATGAGCTAGATAAATCAAAAGAATATATAATGGTTTGTCGTTCAGGTGCTAGAAGTGGCCGTGCTACTAAGTTCCTTGATACTCAAGGATTTAATGTCATGAATATGACCGGCGGAATGCTTTCTTGGGAAGGTAATGTAGTTTAA